In one window of Streptomyces sp. FXJ1.172 DNA:
- a CDS encoding GNAT family N-acetyltransferase — MNRPLPAVRLRVPTHEDAVAWHRVFADPEVMEFYGGRPAALSVYEELTARQRRHDAEHGFCLWTMLDETGEVIGFTGAQPWRPGWGPVGETEIGWRLGRAHWGRGYVTAAARETLTRVRAAGVPEVVAVVRPGNERSIAVARRLGMRPAETYQHPTLDESALCFRLALGARSDDLGPTRNSE, encoded by the coding sequence GTGAACCGACCACTCCCCGCGGTACGGCTGCGCGTCCCCACGCACGAGGACGCGGTCGCCTGGCACCGGGTCTTCGCCGACCCCGAGGTCATGGAGTTCTACGGCGGCAGGCCGGCGGCCCTGTCCGTCTACGAGGAACTCACCGCGCGGCAGCGGCGGCACGACGCCGAGCACGGCTTCTGCCTGTGGACGATGCTGGACGAGACCGGCGAGGTCATCGGGTTCACCGGCGCCCAGCCCTGGCGGCCGGGCTGGGGCCCGGTCGGGGAGACGGAGATCGGCTGGCGGCTCGGCCGGGCGCACTGGGGCAGGGGATACGTCACCGCGGCCGCGCGCGAGACCCTCACGCGGGTGCGGGCGGCCGGGGTGCCGGAGGTGGTCGCGGTGGTCCGGCCGGGCAACGAGCGGTCGATCGCGGTGGCCCGGCGGCTCGGCATGCGGCCGGCGGAGACCTATCAGCACCCGACGCTGGACGAGTCGGCCCTGTGCTTCCGGCTCGCCCTCGGCGCCCGCTCCGACGACCTCGGCCCGACTCGTAACTCAGAGTAG
- a CDS encoding PASTA domain-containing protein — MRVPRLVGLMAVDARETARARGLLLNAPDRPDFHLTVVDYVVRQYPQPGAEVPPDSMVYVWFDFGEGEGGGGVREPRIPRPPSGGMQRELGEPGDAFEMINR; from the coding sequence GTGCGTGTGCCACGGCTGGTCGGACTGATGGCCGTGGACGCGCGCGAAACGGCCCGGGCGCGGGGCCTGTTGCTCAACGCGCCGGACCGCCCGGACTTCCACCTGACCGTCGTCGACTACGTCGTACGCCAGTACCCGCAGCCCGGTGCCGAGGTGCCGCCGGACTCGATGGTGTACGTGTGGTTCGACTTCGGTGAGGGCGAGGGCGGCGGAGGCGTGCGCGAGCCGCGCATCCCGCGCCCGCCGAGCGGCGGGATGCAGCGCGAACTCGGCGAGCCGGGCGACGCCTTCGAGATGATCAACCGCTAG
- a CDS encoding IS1182 family transposase — translation MGEWAGETVGPDVWETCRELIPAGSVFAFLAEHRGALFPAEMFADMYPSANGRPSMPPQILAAAITLQSLHGLSDFETVQELRCDLRWKAACGLGLHDMAFDPSLLAYFRRRLSRSPRPNRVFEAVREVVKATGVLKGKHRRALDSTVLDDAVATQDTVTQLIAAVRAVIREVPGAGEVAAVQCTAHDYTDPGKPRIAWNDEQARAALVDALVTDALRLLGHLPEQELGEKAANALGLLALVAGQDVEPAEDSDGRDGRWRISQGTAPGRVVSTVDPEARHIHKTRTHQQDGYKAHLAIEPETGLYTAVALRPGAGAEHHEATVGLDLLADEENPVDAFGDTAYSARHAPSPPPGGTPAVLQTRPLRPAVPGGFTLDDFTINTTAALVTCPAGHTVPLSDPGGQHHQRKAAFKDLCTRCPLRERCTKAKAGRILTIRPHHDLQAAARHQAATDPDWQADYRRWRPPVERAVAWLVQHGNRRLRYRGTINNNTWLHTRAAALNLRRLVNLGLTHTGGRWQLAPPTA, via the coding sequence ATGGGGGAATGGGCCGGGGAGACGGTCGGACCGGATGTGTGGGAGACCTGCCGGGAGTTGATCCCGGCGGGGAGTGTGTTCGCGTTTCTGGCCGAGCACCGTGGTGCGCTGTTTCCGGCTGAGATGTTCGCGGACATGTACCCGTCGGCGAACGGGCGGCCGAGCATGCCGCCGCAGATCCTGGCCGCGGCGATCACGCTGCAGTCCCTGCACGGGCTGTCGGACTTCGAGACGGTCCAGGAACTGCGGTGTGACCTGCGATGGAAGGCCGCCTGCGGACTCGGTCTGCATGACATGGCGTTCGATCCGTCGTTGCTGGCCTACTTCCGGCGCCGGCTATCGCGTTCGCCCCGGCCCAACCGGGTGTTCGAGGCGGTGCGGGAGGTCGTGAAGGCCACCGGCGTGCTGAAGGGCAAGCACCGGCGGGCTCTGGACTCCACCGTGCTGGACGACGCGGTCGCCACCCAGGACACCGTCACCCAGCTCATCGCCGCCGTCCGCGCGGTGATCCGCGAGGTCCCCGGGGCCGGCGAGGTGGCCGCGGTGCAGTGCACCGCGCATGACTACACCGATCCCGGCAAGCCCCGTATCGCCTGGAACGACGAACAGGCCCGCGCCGCACTCGTCGACGCTCTGGTCACCGACGCACTCAGGCTGCTGGGCCACCTGCCCGAGCAGGAACTGGGCGAGAAGGCGGCCAACGCACTCGGCCTGCTGGCCCTGGTCGCCGGGCAGGATGTCGAGCCAGCCGAGGACTCCGACGGCCGCGACGGACGCTGGCGCATCAGCCAGGGGACCGCTCCAGGCCGCGTCGTGTCCACCGTCGACCCCGAAGCCCGCCACATCCACAAGACCCGCACCCACCAGCAGGACGGATACAAAGCCCACCTGGCCATCGAGCCCGAGACCGGCTTATACACCGCCGTGGCTCTGCGGCCCGGCGCCGGAGCCGAGCACCACGAGGCCACCGTCGGCCTGGACCTGCTGGCCGACGAGGAGAACCCGGTGGACGCCTTCGGCGACACCGCCTACTCCGCACGACACGCGCCAAGCCCTCCACCAGGCGGGACACCGGCTGTTCTTCAAACCCGCCCGCTACGGCCCGCCGTCCCCGGCGGCTTCACCCTGGACGACTTCACCATCAACACCACCGCCGCCCTCGTGACCTGCCCCGCCGGGCACACGGTCCCCCTGTCGGACCCCGGCGGACAGCACCACCAGCGCAAGGCCGCCTTCAAGGACCTGTGCACCCGATGCCCGCTGCGTGAGCGGTGCACCAAGGCCAAGGCCGGCCGCATCCTGACCATCCGCCCCCACCACGACCTCCAGGCCGCGGCCCGCCACCAAGCCGCCACCGACCCGGACTGGCAAGCCGACTACCGGCGCTGGAGACCACCGGTCGAACGAGCCGTCGCCTGGCTCGTCCAGCACGGCAACCGCCGCCTGCGCTACCGCGGAACCATCAACAACAACACCTGGCTCCACACCCGAGCCGCCGCCCTCAACCTCCGCCGACTGGTCAACCTCGGACTCACCCACACCGGCGGCCGCTGGCAACTCGCCCCGCCAACCGCATAG
- a CDS encoding demethylmenaquinone methyltransferase: MTRASLNKQPHEVASMFDDVAERYDLTNDVLSLGQDRRWRKEVAKAVDARPAQKVLDLAAGTATSSLPFARTGAYVVPCDFSVGMLQVGKKRHTWLPFTAGDATKLPFKDDTFDAVTISFGLRNVQDTDAALREMYRVTRLGGRVVICEFSTPTWAPFRTVYTEYLMRALPPVARSVSSNPDAYVYLAESIRAWPDQPALAERLRRAGWSKVAWRNLTGGVVALHRGFKES; this comes from the coding sequence GTGACCCGCGCTTCCCTGAACAAGCAGCCGCACGAAGTCGCCTCGATGTTCGACGACGTGGCGGAACGGTACGACCTGACGAACGACGTGCTGTCGCTCGGCCAGGACCGGCGCTGGCGCAAGGAGGTGGCGAAGGCGGTCGACGCGCGCCCCGCGCAGAAGGTCCTCGACCTCGCGGCCGGTACGGCCACCTCCTCGCTGCCCTTCGCGCGGACCGGCGCGTACGTCGTCCCCTGCGACTTCTCGGTCGGGATGCTCCAGGTCGGCAAGAAGAGGCACACCTGGCTGCCGTTCACGGCCGGGGACGCGACGAAGCTGCCCTTCAAGGACGACACCTTCGACGCCGTGACGATCTCCTTCGGGCTGCGCAACGTCCAGGACACGGACGCGGCGCTGCGCGAGATGTACCGGGTGACCCGCCTCGGCGGCCGCGTGGTGATCTGCGAGTTCTCGACCCCGACGTGGGCGCCGTTCCGCACCGTCTACACCGAGTACCTGATGCGGGCGCTGCCGCCGGTCGCGCGCTCGGTCTCCTCGAACCCGGACGCCTACGTCTATCTCGCCGAGTCCATCCGTGCCTGGCCCGACCAGCCCGCCCTCGCCGAGCGGCTGCGCAGGGCGGGCTGGTCGAAGGTGGCGTGGCGCAACCTCACCGGCGGTGTGGTCGCGCTGCACCGGGGCTTCAAGGAGAGCTGA
- the mqnC gene encoding cyclic dehypoxanthinyl futalosine synthase, translating into MTEKADLQSVLDRAAAGGRITPEEALDLYRDAPLHALGAAADAVRRRNYAGVEHIATYIIERNINYTNVCVTACKFCAFYAAPKDTEKGWTRDLDDILRRCAETVELGGTQIMFQGGHHPDYGVEYYEKHFKAIKDAFPQLVIHSLGASEVEHMARISGVSVEEAITRIHEAGLDSFAGAGAELLPERPRKAIAPLKESGERWLEIMETAHGLGVESTSTMLMGTGETNAERIEHLRMIRDVQDRTGGFRAFIPYTYQPENNHLKGRTQATLFEYLRMIAIARLFLDNVRHIQGSWLTTGKEVGQLSLHYGADDLGSIMLEENVVSSAGARHRSNRLEIIDLIRKAGRVPAQRATTYEHLVVHDDPAADPVDDRVVSHISSTAIEGGTAHPELKLLTSN; encoded by the coding sequence GTGACCGAGAAGGCCGACCTCCAGTCCGTGCTCGACCGAGCCGCAGCGGGCGGACGCATCACGCCCGAGGAAGCCCTCGACCTCTACCGGGACGCGCCGTTGCACGCGCTGGGCGCGGCGGCGGATGCCGTGCGCCGCCGTAACTACGCAGGCGTCGAGCACATCGCGACGTACATCATCGAGCGGAACATCAACTACACGAACGTGTGCGTCACGGCGTGCAAGTTCTGTGCCTTCTACGCGGCCCCGAAGGACACGGAGAAGGGCTGGACCCGGGACCTCGACGACATCCTGCGCCGGTGCGCGGAGACGGTCGAGCTGGGCGGCACCCAGATCATGTTCCAGGGCGGTCACCACCCGGACTACGGCGTGGAGTACTACGAGAAGCACTTCAAGGCCATCAAGGACGCCTTCCCGCAGCTGGTGATCCACAGCCTGGGTGCCTCCGAGGTCGAGCACATGGCCCGGATCTCCGGGGTGTCGGTGGAGGAGGCCATCACCCGGATCCACGAGGCGGGGCTGGACTCCTTCGCGGGCGCCGGCGCGGAACTCCTCCCCGAGCGCCCCCGCAAGGCCATCGCGCCGCTCAAGGAGTCCGGCGAGCGCTGGCTGGAGATCATGGAGACCGCGCACGGGCTGGGCGTGGAGTCGACGTCCACCATGCTGATGGGTACCGGCGAGACGAACGCCGAGCGGATCGAGCACCTGCGGATGATCCGGGACGTCCAGGACCGCACGGGCGGCTTCCGGGCGTTCATCCCGTACACCTACCAGCCCGAGAACAACCACCTGAAGGGCCGTACCCAGGCGACGTTGTTCGAGTACCTGCGGATGATCGCGATCGCTCGGCTGTTCCTGGACAACGTGCGGCACATCCAGGGGTCGTGGCTGACCACGGGCAAGGAGGTCGGCCAGCTGTCGCTGCACTACGGCGCGGACGACCTGGGCTCGATCATGCTGGAGGAGAACGTCGTCTCCTCGGCCGGAGCAAGGCACCGCTCCAACCGGCTGGAGATCATCGACCTGATCCGCAAGGCGGGCCGGGTCCCGGCGCAGCGCGCCACGACGTACGAGCACCTGGTCGTGCACGACGACCCGGCCGCCGACCCCGTCGACGACCGCGTGGTCTCCCACATCTCCTCCACGGCCATCGAGGGCGGCACCGCCCACCCGGAACTGAAGCTGCTGACCTCCAACTGA
- a CDS encoding prepilin peptidase, which produces MSTGALTAVAALWGAVAGALLPRAAYRFAVPPGEPWRERCPAGHPIRGWAGRTGCGACGGAGQRTGVLPAALATALTCAVLAAATGARPELAVWLLLAPVGVLLAVVDVRVRRLPDPLTLPLAPAALALLGLAALLPGHAGHWPTALYGALALGAGYYALYLINPAGMGFGDVKLAVGVGAVLGWYGWSTVLLGAFAGFLLGALYGAALVVARRAGRRSAIPFGPFLLAGALAGLLLGGCTA; this is translated from the coding sequence ATGAGCACGGGCGCGCTGACGGCCGTCGCTGCGCTGTGGGGCGCGGTGGCCGGGGCCCTGCTGCCCCGCGCCGCCTACCGCTTCGCCGTACCGCCCGGCGAACCCTGGCGGGAGCGGTGTCCGGCCGGGCACCCGATCCGGGGCTGGGCAGGGCGTACCGGGTGCGGTGCGTGCGGGGGAGCGGGACAGCGCACCGGCGTACTCCCCGCCGCCCTCGCCACCGCCCTGACCTGTGCCGTGCTCGCGGCCGCCACCGGTGCCCGCCCCGAGCTGGCGGTCTGGCTGCTGCTCGCGCCCGTCGGGGTGCTGCTGGCCGTGGTGGACGTCCGGGTGCGGCGGCTGCCCGACCCGCTGACCCTGCCGCTCGCCCCGGCCGCGCTCGCCCTGCTGGGCCTCGCCGCCCTGCTGCCCGGCCACGCCGGGCACTGGCCCACCGCCCTCTACGGCGCCCTCGCGCTCGGCGCCGGCTACTACGCGCTGTACCTCATCAACCCGGCCGGCATGGGCTTCGGCGATGTGAAACTGGCGGTGGGCGTGGGCGCCGTACTCGGCTGGTACGGCTGGTCCACCGTGCTGCTCGGTGCCTTCGCCGGTTTCCTGCTGGGCGCGCTGTACGGCGCGGCGCTGGTCGTGGCCCGGCGGGCCGGGCGCAGGTCGGCGATCCCGTTCGGCCCGTTCCTGCTGGCCGGTGCGCTCGCCGGGCTGCTGCTGGGTGGGTGCACGGCCTGA
- a CDS encoding serine/threonine-protein kinase codes for MRQLEADEPATVGPYRLLGRLGSGGMGRVYLGRSAGGRTVAVKIVHPHFALDDEFRARFRREVAAARRVGGAWTAPVLDADPDAPVPWVATAYAAGPSLAAAVAGSGPLPAHTVRALGAGLGEALAAVHELGLVHRDVKPSNVLLTLDGPLLIDFGIARAMDGTASLTSTGVSIGSPGYMSPEQILGKGGTGAADVFSLGAVLTYAATGEPPFHGDTSAALLYQVVHEEPELGTLEGGLREVAAACLAKDPASRPAPAEVSRRLAPEGAARLVTGGWLPGALVEQVSRSAVHLLNLDTGEAVRSGPVAFESASVEGAAGAGEPGPPTGSGGGFGPAPVMNPGASPGGPTGTPHGVPPLPPDTPPPPPLPPDTPLPPDAAAPSVPLPGAPAHAPAPPVPSAPGAPPPGRLSVSVAADSAPVQGGRGRRLSCTVVLAVAGALAVGGLGLGVLLRPWSQSGGDQGAGSPPSRSPAPTGTSGSPSGGSPGPGAVPARYLGTWEGQATGLGGTLPMGTFRLTVQQAAVGQELGRLRQTDQIGGVCTDVLTLKKVTKSQILATSAGSPDNPGHCVPTPHQVELTPVDDDLRFTSDSTAEGKPVARLSRTASGTG; via the coding sequence ATGCGGCAGCTGGAAGCCGACGAGCCGGCCACCGTCGGGCCCTACCGGCTGCTCGGCCGGCTCGGTTCCGGCGGCATGGGCCGGGTCTACCTCGGCCGCAGTGCGGGCGGCCGGACGGTCGCGGTGAAGATCGTGCATCCGCACTTCGCGCTGGACGACGAGTTCCGGGCCCGTTTCCGGCGCGAGGTGGCGGCCGCCCGCCGGGTGGGCGGCGCCTGGACCGCACCCGTCCTGGACGCCGACCCGGACGCCCCCGTGCCCTGGGTCGCCACCGCCTACGCGGCCGGGCCGTCCCTCGCCGCGGCCGTCGCCGGCAGCGGACCGCTGCCCGCGCACACCGTACGGGCCCTGGGCGCGGGCCTCGGCGAGGCGCTCGCGGCCGTCCACGAACTGGGGCTCGTCCACCGGGACGTGAAGCCGTCGAACGTCCTGCTGACCCTGGACGGGCCGCTCCTCATCGACTTCGGCATCGCCCGGGCCATGGACGGCACGGCGTCCCTGACCTCCACCGGTGTCTCGATCGGCAGCCCCGGCTACATGTCGCCCGAGCAGATCCTCGGCAAGGGCGGCACGGGCGCGGCCGACGTCTTCTCCCTCGGCGCGGTCCTCACCTACGCGGCCACCGGCGAGCCCCCCTTCCACGGCGACACCTCGGCCGCGCTGCTCTACCAGGTCGTGCACGAGGAGCCCGAACTCGGCACCCTGGAAGGCGGGTTGCGCGAGGTGGCGGCGGCCTGCCTGGCCAAGGACCCGGCGTCCCGGCCCGCCCCCGCCGAGGTGAGCCGCCGGCTCGCACCCGAAGGCGCCGCCCGCCTGGTCACCGGCGGCTGGCTGCCGGGCGCCCTGGTGGAACAGGTCAGCCGCAGCGCCGTACACCTCCTCAACCTGGACACCGGGGAGGCGGTGCGGTCGGGGCCGGTGGCGTTCGAGAGCGCTTCGGTGGAGGGCGCGGCGGGGGCGGGTGAGCCGGGTCCGCCGACCGGGAGCGGCGGTGGTTTCGGCCCTGCCCCCGTGATGAACCCCGGCGCTTCCCCCGGAGGACCGACCGGGACCCCGCACGGCGTGCCCCCGCTGCCGCCCGACACACCCCCGCCACCGCCCCTGCCACCCGACACACCCCTGCCCCCCGATGCGGCCGCGCCGTCGGTCCCGCTGCCCGGGGCGCCCGCTCACGCGCCCGCGCCGCCGGTCCCGTCGGCGCCGGGAGCGCCCCCGCCCGGTCGTCTCTCCGTCAGTGTCGCGGCGGACTCCGCGCCGGTGCAGGGCGGCCGGGGGCGGCGGCTGAGCTGCACGGTGGTGCTCGCGGTCGCCGGGGCGCTGGCCGTGGGCGGTCTCGGGCTCGGCGTGCTGCTGCGGCCCTGGTCGCAGTCCGGCGGCGACCAGGGTGCGGGCAGCCCCCCGTCCCGCTCCCCGGCACCGACCGGGACCTCCGGCAGTCCCAGCGGCGGGAGCCCTGGGCCCGGCGCGGTCCCGGCCCGCTACCTCGGTACCTGGGAAGGCCAGGCCACCGGCCTCGGCGGCACCCTGCCCATGGGCACCTTCCGGCTCACCGTCCAACAGGCGGCAGTGGGGCAGGAACTGGGCCGGCTGCGGCAGACCGACCAGATCGGCGGCGTCTGCACGGACGTCCTCACCCTGAAGAAGGTGACGAAGAGCCAGATCCTCGCGACCTCGGCGGGCTCCCCGGACAACCCCGGGCACTGTGTACCGACCCCGCACCAGGTGGAGTTGACCCCGGTCGACGACGATCTGCGGTTCACCTCGGACAGTACGGCCGAGGGCAAACCGGTGGCGCGCCTGTCGAGGACCGCAAGCGGGACCGGATGA
- a CDS encoding menaquinone biosynthetic enzyme MqnA/MqnD family protein — protein sequence MDNSRTRPRVGHIQFLNCLPLYWGLARTGTLLDLELTKDTPDKLNEKLVRGDLDIGPITLVEYLKHADELVAFPDIAVGCDGPVMSCVIVSQVPLDRLDGARVALGSTSRTSVRLAQLLLAERYGVQPDYYTCPPDLSLMMQEAEAAVLIGDAALRANLHDGPRYGLAVHDLGQMWKEWTGLPFVFAVWAARRDYLEREPLITRKVHEAFLDSRNVSLEEVAKVAEQAARWETFDEATLAQYFTTLDFSFGAPQLSAVTEFARRVGPSTGFPADVKVDLLQP from the coding sequence GTGGACAATTCCCGCACCCGGCCGCGCGTCGGCCACATCCAGTTCCTGAACTGCCTGCCCCTCTACTGGGGGCTCGCCAGAACCGGCACGCTCCTCGACCTCGAGCTGACCAAGGACACCCCCGACAAGCTCAACGAGAAGCTGGTGCGCGGCGACCTCGACATCGGGCCCATCACCCTCGTCGAGTATCTGAAGCACGCCGACGAACTCGTCGCCTTCCCCGACATCGCGGTCGGCTGCGACGGCCCCGTCATGTCCTGCGTGATCGTCTCCCAGGTGCCCCTCGACCGCCTGGACGGCGCCCGGGTCGCCCTCGGCTCGACCTCGCGCACCTCGGTCCGGCTGGCCCAACTCCTCCTCGCCGAGCGCTACGGCGTCCAGCCCGACTACTACACCTGCCCGCCCGACCTCAGCCTGATGATGCAGGAGGCCGAGGCGGCCGTTCTGATCGGGGACGCGGCGCTGCGCGCCAATCTGCACGACGGCCCGCGCTACGGCCTCGCCGTGCACGACCTCGGCCAGATGTGGAAGGAGTGGACCGGCCTGCCGTTCGTCTTCGCGGTCTGGGCGGCCCGCCGGGACTACCTCGAGCGCGAGCCCCTCATCACCCGCAAGGTCCACGAGGCCTTCCTCGATTCCCGCAACGTCTCCCTGGAGGAGGTCGCCAAGGTCGCCGAACAGGCGGCCCGCTGGGAGACCTTCGACGAGGCGACCCTGGCGCAGTACTTCACCACCCTCGACTTCAGCTTCGGCGCGCCGCAGTTGTCGGCCGTGACCGAGTTCGCCCGCCGGGTGGGGCCCTCGACCGGGTTCCCGGCGGATGTGAAGGTGGATCTGCTGCAGCCGTAG
- a CDS encoding cold-shock protein: protein MATGTVKWFNAEKGFGFIAQEGGGPDVFVHYSAINAQGFRSLEENQQVSFDVTQGPKGPQAENVTPV from the coding sequence ATGGCTACCGGAACCGTTAAGTGGTTCAACGCCGAAAAGGGCTTTGGCTTCATCGCCCAGGAGGGCGGCGGCCCCGACGTCTTCGTTCACTACTCCGCGATCAACGCCCAGGGCTTCCGTTCGCTCGAGGAGAACCAGCAGGTCTCCTTCGACGTGACGCAGGGCCCGAAGGGTCCGCAGGCGGAGAACGTCACCCCCGTCTGA
- a CDS encoding helix-turn-helix domain-containing protein, which produces MAEPSTRIPDRLPMEWIAASLKRERTRAGLSLSELAKRAGIAKSTLSQLEAGAGNPSVETIWALGVALDVPFGTLVEPPTQSVQVIRAGEGPGVASEQASFVGTLLSVCPPGARRDIFQIRAEPGSARAAEPHIPGTVEHLIVGTGRVKAGPAGEEAELEPGDYMTYRGDVAHSYEALVPGTTFVLIMQHT; this is translated from the coding sequence ATGGCTGAGCCGTCCACCCGGATCCCCGACCGGCTCCCGATGGAGTGGATCGCCGCGTCCCTCAAGCGTGAGCGCACCCGCGCCGGGCTGTCCCTGTCCGAGCTGGCCAAGCGCGCGGGGATCGCCAAGTCCACGCTGTCGCAGCTGGAGGCCGGGGCCGGTAACCCGAGCGTGGAGACGATCTGGGCGCTGGGTGTCGCGCTGGACGTCCCGTTCGGCACGCTGGTGGAGCCGCCGACGCAGAGCGTCCAGGTGATCCGTGCCGGCGAGGGCCCGGGTGTCGCCTCCGAGCAGGCCAGCTTCGTCGGCACGCTGCTGTCGGTGTGTCCGCCCGGCGCCCGGCGGGACATCTTCCAGATTCGTGCGGAACCGGGTTCGGCCCGCGCGGCGGAGCCGCACATCCCGGGCACCGTGGAGCACCTGATCGTCGGCACGGGACGGGTGAAAGCGGGGCCGGCCGGAGAAGAGGCCGAACTGGAACCCGGCGATTACATGACGTACCGAGGGGATGTCGCCCACTCGTACGAGGCGCTGGTGCCGGGCACGACGTTCGTTCTGATCATGCAGCACACGTAG